The stretch of DNA CAGCAGGACAGTAAAGCATTATGTGTGCAGCATCCTGTAGCCCTAATGTAGGGAAACCATGAAGTTTGGAGGGGTTTCACATACTCATTGTCACTTTAATATCAAAGATGTGTGAATATGATGGATTTCATGTTATCAAATTTGAATTATGGTGGAATTATGTTTTTATAATGTCTTGAATTTTAGCTGGCAACTTTTTTGTTAAAGCTAATGATGGTTTTGCCAAGGTGGGATGTAGTGTCTGTATTTGTCTCCAGCAGAGATAAAAGGATAGGCAGTTTAATTGTATTGCTTTTGCACAACGTTTTATTGTCAATAGCTTTTTCTCATCAGTGTTATAATTGTTGGAGCCAAGTGGACAAGAAAAAAAGGCTCATTTTTAGGTTTTGGTTCAAGTTGTCAATGTATTAAATTCTGCTAGCCCACATCAGTTTGAGTGCAAGTGCACTTGTGAAACTGCTGATCGGTTCAGTGTTAATGGCTGAGCTGAAgtcttttaaaatcaaattccGTTAACCTGTTCTAAAATATCTGTAGTTTTACTTTAAAGCTTAGATAATTCCTGAAATACTTacttgggaggaaaaaagcccagCAACTTTCTCAGGAAGGAATCCAGTTATGTATGCAACTCTATTCAAGAactatttctaaaaataaaataccattCAGTATGTTTTGGATGAACACAAATGAGTTCTCCTTAGGAACAGTACTTATAACATGCTGAAAATAAACAACTTATTGGACCTGCTACTGGCCTGTTTGGATTCACACCAAATCTATTCCAGCTATGTTATTCAGTAAAACCTGatgtttcttctttcctttcaaactgaaaaatggGATGTGAACAAAACAAAGATGCACTTGATAAACGTGGTTCTTTGCATACTTTTactctttaaaatattaagGGTGTCAGAGTCAAAATTAGTTGATGCAGAATCTTGTTTCGAGTTTCCCTAAGACACTCTggtgaatggaaaaaaatactgaaaccAAACTTGTAGGAACTGTGTATTGCAGTGCCTCTAGTTGGGTGTATCTTCCTACCCAGTAGTGCTGAACTCttcttaattaaaattttgGAATGTTCATGAATAGGTAGTGTGTTCTTTTACCGGGTCAACCTACCAGTATATTGACAGGTAGCCATAGTGATGGACTCTTAGAGATTGCTTCAGGGCCTCAGCCAGAAACTCAGCAGAATGGGTTTACAGCTCAGCTAGCTACTTACCATCACAGCGagtgtatatgtatatgcactctttttagttttttaaaacCAGTTTCCAAATGTCAGGAGAAATAGAGGATTAGAAGtgagatacagaaaaaaaaatccctttaaaaCCAGCcactcctttctttttctagatAGTACTACAACTTGGACTGGAAGTCGGACAGCAGCCTACACACCTACCATACCTCACCACCAGAATGGCCATCTTCAACATCATCCACCTATGCATCCTGGGCATTACTGTAAGTAGTGCAGATTTCCAGATCActtaattttcaattttgttGAACGGTAGGGGTTCATTTGTGATTACTGTTGACCCCCAAAtacttttctttgttgttgtttaataTTACAGACCTACCATTACTGTGTTTAGTATTTTCTGACAGTTAAGTATAAAAGCCTGATGGACTTTCCTCTGTTAAAACAGCAGAGATTAGAAACTCAGATAGCTATAGTGATACCATCTATACTATGCCTAACAAAACTAGCATTTCCTTTCTAAACCTGTTTTTAAGGCTTTGCAATCCTGTactaaatatttcctttgctgAAAAGGAAGTCAATTCAGAATGTGTTGtttgcatatttttctttcaaaacttcGAAGTTCTTCGCtgtttatattttctgaaaattttaaagtCATACTAAGCTTTGGAAGACGTGTCCACGTATCCTAGCCTGTTTAAAAGAACCTTGTGAAAGCTCATGCAGTAAAGTACTTGTCAATAAACTGGTCTTGCCACAGCCTGATTCATGAGTACATTTGGCACACAAACTTGAATCTCTTGTTTTAAGGTACAGGagataaggaggaaaaaagtgaTCAAACTGCTAGTGTAAGTGTCTAGCACAGTATATGTATTATAAGAATGTAGTGGGGAGAAACCCACCCAAATTAAAGTTTTTCTAAATTTTCTGGCGAAAAGCTAGAACAGTTCTTGGTCTTCTAATGTAGTACTTAACCAGATCACCTGCTTGCAGCAGTCATGGTTAGCAGAGGGAGAATAAACTGTGAGCTAATATTACAGTGACTTTTCAGCTTGTCTCTATTGAGAAAATTGTGATTTAGATACAGTTATTAAGTTTCATTATTTTGGTCTGTTAGGATCCCACTTCATCTGTCATCTAGTTTGTCAGAAATACCAGGATGTAAAAAGACTTTAGTGATGATGTAGATACTCtataaatgtttttcagtgCATGTATCTTTCCATAGTTATTATTTATAACTGGCTGGTGGTACTATATAGAGCTTTTCTTGGCTACTGCCATCTCTCACTTCAGAAAGTCATGTGTTTTGACACCTACCAGCATTGTGTTTCTTTTGACATCTGGTTGCAAAAGGTGCTCTTACTTATAATACTATGTTTaaatttttcctccttgttCTCTGCTGCCTGTAAGGGACCTAGTTAATTCATAAAAGTCAAGGGACTAAACTGACTAATACCAAGACTATAttcattgtaatttttttttccttagaaaattatttctctaGGGCTTCTTTCCATCTTCAGTGAGTGTTTCTTATGGTTAAGTCCACAGCATGCTGGGCAACTTGTTTTGTAATTGATGAAACTAATGAAGTATGGTTTCTGACAGACTTTTATCACCTGCCTCTATACACTGATTCTCTCCTTGCACAACTTGGGGGCAGATGTGAAGTCCTATTTCTCTTACATCTCAATGCTTTATCTGGTTTCTGTTCTCTCCTGGAGCCGGGTCTGGCTTGAGCAGCATGCAGTCTTTCCTCCTGGGATACTAATGGAGCTCTTTACTCAACTTCTGAATTTTTAGGAAACCTCTAAGAGTGTAATTTTTCTGTGGGCATTTTTATCCCCTGTCAGATTAGGCCAACTGATTCAGAAATTACTGGGATTTATAACATCGGGCATCCTCGcaagtctttttttttactggaaaacAAGCTAAgtaagaaaacattatttttccaCGTGTAAAACAAATggcatattttcttttaaagggcCAGTTCACAATGAACTTGCATTCCAGCCTCCTATATCAAATCATCCTGGTGAGTAAAATATAACATATAATGCTAACTTATAACTTTGtggtttgattatttttttgtatCAAGTACTCTGAAATTTGAGAGATATAAATTccaaagaagaggaagaattttgtcttgttttgaaTTTGGACATCTCTTGGAATGGTGACATAGGCTGTGAACTGAATTTAATTGAGATGCCTAAGTCAAAGATTGCAACCCTCAAGCCCACACTGAGATGTTGCCTACCCTGGAGGTATCAGAACTCTAAATGTCCTTGATCCTAAACTTTTCAAGGTGCCTGTAGTTGTACTTTTTGCCTGCTTAGAAATATAATGGAGTTTAGGTCATGCCAAAGTTCTCTTCAATCCATAATCTAGTCCATGATTACAGCCAGATGCCCTGAAAGATAGGTATTGTGCTGCTTAGCATTTTGGTGCTGAAGTTCCTCATTGGGTCTTTGTATAAAGCTTGTTCTTTCCAAGAGTCTTCATTATTGGTAACAGTTCAGGGAGCCAAGGAGGTTTTGTCTTGTGGTACAGGCTAGCTCTCATGTAGGTACAAGGTGATATTCTGTTTTTAACAACAGCAAGGCTGTTGCCTGCATAGGGAGATCTGCACAGTTCAAAAACCTAAAAGTTTAACTTGTTTATTAATTGGCTAGTGACTAAATCCAtaccagaaataaaaatgttgatAATTGCTGGCTAAACTTAACTGTAgctgaattttatttcacattatttAGTATGTCTCTTTCACTCTATTGATTTCATCCTATTCAGTCCTCAGAGACATGAGTATTTATTTGAAGATAAAAAAACTTAAAGTAATTTAGGCACCTTTGTTTATTGTTTTCTAATAAAACCAGAACACTTTCTTGAGGCAAATAGTTGTACTGTTGGGTGCTGCTGTTTATAATGAATGAGTACCATTTACAGCACAGGAAGAACTCTTCTTCCTGTTGGCTTATCAGGCTGTTGTGTTTAGGTCCTACTGCACTAAGTAtatccagtcatttcttgaatGCTTTCAGGGATtatgactccaccacctccctggacaTCCCATTCCAATGTTTAACCACCCTttcaatgaagaaatttttcctaatatccaatctaaacctcccctggcacaacttgaggcaaTTTTCTCTTGTTCTATCACCTGTTatttgggagaagagactgacctcCACCAGTCTaaaacctcctttcaggtagttgtagagagcgaggtctcccctgagccgccttctctccaggctaaacatccccagcaccctcagctgctcctcataggaCTTGTGCtctagacccttcaccagctctgttgcccttctctggacacgctccagcacctcaatatctttcttgcagtgagggacccagaactggacacaggatttgaggtgtgtcctcaccagtgctgagtacagagggacaatcacctccctggtcctgctgcccaAACTattcctgatactggccaggatgccattggccttcttggccacatgggcacattgctggctcatgttcagctaGCCATCAACCAACACCCCAAGGTCCTTTTCTGTCAGACAGCTTTCCAACCACACCACTCTTTGAGCCTGTGGTACTGCATGGGGTTATTGTAACTGAAGTGCAGGACCCACCCAGCACTTGGCCATATTGAACCTCGTACTGTTGGCCTTGAcccattgatccagcctgtccagatccctctgcagagccttcctactccagcagatcaacactcccacccaACTTAGTGTTGTCTGTGAACTTACTGAGGGTGCACTCGATCCCCTCTTCCAGATCAtcaataaagatattaaacagggCTGGCCCCaatactgagccctggggaacccCACTAGTCACTGGGTGCCAAGTGAATGTGGCACCATTTATCACCATGCTTAGGGcccagccatccagccagtttttAACCTAGTGAGGAGTGTACCTGtccaagccatgggctgccagcttttccaggagcaTGCTATGGGAGACAGTatcaaaggctttgctgaagtccaggtaGACATAGTAGCTCCTTCCAACTACCATCTTTCTTTTGTagccaatttttaaaatagtagGAGTTAAAAGGCACCACTTGGCTattaaaaaatgccattttgttCTGCTCCCTTGCTTAATACTTCCTTGTTTTAGCCTGTACCTCACTGTGTGCAGACAAGGTCACTATGTGatctttgctttttctcccGTTGCTCTACTTTGCAAATCTGGTTTGCTTTGCAGGGAGGATAGAGAAAACTGACTTCAGTTAGGATAGGAGGTAATTACTCCTATCTTAAGCCAGATCTGCTTCAAAATTAGTTTCTGCTAGCCTAGCCATGAATAGGCTTGTATGTATTACTTCTTTATGCTAAAAGCTATAGTCATAAAGTGCATGAATGCAGATGGCTTACAAAATCTTACTGGAATTATAAACTGTACAAAGATTTGTAAGATCTACAAAAACCCTAGCATTGTGTTGTGTCCTACCCCTACACGGAAAGGAGCACCCAATGTTTGTAGATGCCTGTGGTCAGAAAAGAATGGCAAAAGCCAAAAGGGTCCAAAGTTTTATTAGTAAACTATGTACTCTGCATGGAAATTGGTATATATTTTTCCCcttaataatgatgatgatgctaataataataatagaataaaaataaagaggggaaaaatagaaaaatgaaaggaagatcagaaagagaggaaaggggCTCACCCGTCCTGAGTCCAGCATCAGTACAGATGACAGGGAGTCCTGGGAATGCCACCTAGGCTCTGTGGGGGTACGTTCTTATAGGTCTTTTTATAGGTAatttttccctgccctgggattAAGTTCCTCCCTCTTCATGTAAGTGAGTTAGCATGTGCAGTCTGTTCTTCTGGACCTTTCTGGAAATGGGTCGGGGGGATTTGAAGTTCCTTTGGTGGTCTCTATTCCCCCCTATTGGTCTTGCCTGCTCCTTGATTCCACTTCTGAGCTTCCGCTGTATGTTGTGTTGTCACCATGGACCTGAACAGGAAAATTGGCTCCAGAAAGGTGCTGCCATACCTTCATAAGGCTCTCCTTTCCAGACACATCATGTTCTAACTTGCCTGCTTGAATGGTCATCGGTGTTTGAGGCATAGCAGTGCATTAACTCCTTACTGCCCAGGCTTCTACACATTGATGTGTGCTTTAATAAAAAAGATAAGCCCATGTTCGCTGTATTATGTCCCAATTTTCTGTGCTAGTAGATGTGTCTTTGTCTATCTGAACTTCCTTACATGAATGCGCACTCTTAGTCTGAATGACAAATGCAGTTGCAGAAGGCTTGATTGATTGTCTGAAtgggtttgttgggtttttttgtgcctTTCAGTCAGTTAATTGTATATATTCTTTAGCTCCAGAATATTGGTGCTCAATCGCATATTTTGAAATGGATGTGCAAGTCGGGGAAacatttaaggtcccttcaagcTGTCCAATTGTTACTGTTGATGGATATGTGGATCCTTCTGGAGGAGACCGTTTTTGCCTGGGCCAGCTTTCCAACGTGCATAGAACAGAAGCCATTGAGAGGGCAAGGTATTCTGCAGATCCCAAAATCTCCAGATGTCTGTggtatttgaaaatattttggtttgtcTTCAGTATGTGCCTCTCTTTTGAAATCACAAGAATGGTATGTTTCTTTGAACTGAATTAACTATACCAGAGTAATTTTTTCTAGGCTGCTCCTGTAACACATTCAAAATGTGAACTGTGTGACAAAGCCCTTCAGAGCTTTGCAGAAGTTGCATGTTGCTTTTCATTGCTTTCAAAGGCTGTGCCTTCAAGGATAAAATTAGCAACTCGTGCCATTATATATGCAAACTGAATATTAGTTCTTCACACTAGAGAGTGATGTGAGAATAACTGCAATATATAGATTTGTCAAAGGAGCAAAGGAAGGTTGATAGAGAGCTAGTTGGATTTTCATTCATTCTCACCATGCACATGCTATGCTTTGATGTGGAACTGAAGCaatctttcaattttttttccactcctttgaaacaaaaaggaagaaaattattccATGTCTTCAGAAATGTTGCATTGTGACAATCAAAATGCTAGATTGCTATAATGTGATCCAAACAAACATACAGTTCTGCATTAAAATGTGGCTTTGTATATGTACTTGATTGACTTTCTATTCTAGAATACTTGTGGGATTTTACACTTCTGAACAGAACTGAGTGTGTTTGGTATCCCAACTCTGTATTGTTAATGACTGAGGTAGTTGCAACTCAAATATCATTGCTTCTGCATTCTGTTTCTCTTAGATCTTTACATGGtattacagatttatttttttttttagtttacaGATTTTGCATAACAAATGCTAACTTACACCTAAGATAATAACTACAATTTCAAGTCCTTGTATGAGCAGAGTGCTGGAGAACTGTTTATGGTTTATTTAGGAAAGTTCTGATTTATAGTATATATACATAGATGCATTggatctgtttttctttttaaggttGCACATAGGTAAAGGGGTGCAGTTGGAGTGCAAAGGAGAAGGTGATGTGTGGGTTAGATGCCTCAGTGACCATGCAGTCTTCGTTCAGAGTTACTACCTGGATAGAGAAGCAGGGCGTGCACCAGGGGATGCAGTTCACAAGATTTACCCAAGTGCATATATAAAGGTTGGTTTGATGTTCCTAGATGAAAATTGTAGGGTAAATAGCATGTATCTGAGTCTTGTAAATGTTAGAAAAGCTATGAGACGCTGAAATAAATGTAACTTGGCTTTGAAAAACCCTAAAAATTTCCATTTGACAAGTCACTTAAGATGACTCTTAAAATTGACTAAACTGAAAGTGTCATCTAGATACTATGAAAGTAactcattttgtattttgtcaCAAGCAATCTTGATAGcagttttttgtatttttagccTTACAGGTTTAAATTAATTGCTACTGAAATTTTTAGCATAAATTATCTGTTTCTTTACTTTCTCTCTCCGAAACAGGAAAAGTTGGGAAATTATGTATAAATGCAATAGAAGTGTATGTTAAAGTGCATGTTAGTGTTATGAACATGAAGTGATCCAGAGGTCACAGAACATTGCATggaaacaaattattttgaGGATGTTCTTACTTAGATGTGCCTCTGCCAGACTTGAAACTTTATTAAGGACAAGTCACACttgtaaaaatacatttttataattAAACTGCTTGAAGTTTACATTGATGTTTTTACAAGCTTTCTAGTATGAGAACAGAGTtcctgtatatatatattagtgCTAAACCTGATCACAAAGATATAAAATACCACCAACCCTAAACCTAGCTGCTGAAACTTCAGACCTGTCAATTATtggtatttcttttaaatagacTAACACATTTCAGTAAAACGATGAAGAATAAAGTCTGACAAAGTTAAGATGGACTTGTTGGCatccatttttatttatatgccCATTTTATGGAAATACTGGGATTTAAAAATTAGGATTTTATCAGTCTGTAGAATCCTTCACACTTTGATCTTGCAGTCAGTCCCACACATGATACTTCTGTAGCCTGCTCAGTTCAGCCAAGTTCTGGTAGTGCCAGTGGCAGTATTGGCATATAAGAAGAGTCTCTAAGAATCAGCTTTAATGGATTATTTCTGTTAGAAATTAAACTAGTCAGGGAAGGTTTGCTTTTACCCAAGTGTATAGAGAGACTGTACAAGTTGCTTTGGGAGAGTAGAGAGGTCCGGATTATTGGGGCTGGGaattgagaaattattttctttattgcttTGGGTAAGTCTAATAgttcaatattttcatttttttaaaggtatttgATTTACGCCAGTGTCATCGTCAGATGCAACAGCAGGCTGCCACGgcccaagctgctgctgctgctcaagcTGCAGCAGTAGCAGGAAACATCCCCGGACCTGGATCAGTAGGTGGAATAGCCCCAGCCATTAGTAAGTGCATTAACTTCttggtttccttttttccttacCTGAAAACAAGTAACACAGCTTTCCCTCATAACAGCACCCACCCACTGCCCCTGCAACAGTACAGACAGACTTGAAATGAAATAGCAGGATTGGGGTaaggtggggctgggatggcatTTTGGTAAGTCTATTAATTCACTTTGTACCCATTCCATGCACCATTTTTCACTCTGTAGTCTTCAGGGAATGTTGGATATGGAAGTGGCTGCTTATTGTACTGCAAGAAGTGTTGCAGTATGACAGAAAGCATGTTATATACAAGGTCAAATAGCATAACTCTATTACTTTAAACAGAGATACTTTTGGCTGCTTGGATCCAAGCTCATAAAAATATTACTCAAAACAATAGGAGTTACTTGGCAACAAAGTCCTTGACTATGTTTAGGAAGACTTAAGATCcttgagaagaggaagaagagtgTGTgagggtggggttttttgtggttgggttgtttttgtttgttggggttttttttaaagttattctGGGCTAGTTTTCTTAGTTACTAAATTCTAGATTCTTGAAATTGTACCTAAGTACTTTTAAAAGTGGAAATACTTACACGTCTCAGGCTGCTTTATGTGCCATAGTGTTTTCTGTATTCCTTGTATTGCTACATGGCTCTTTCCAGCTATCTTACAAATTGCTGAAGGCATCTTGGGGAAATGTGTTTAACTTTTGTCTTAGCCATACTTGGCGATTTGAAGTTTGCCAGCAGTATTCATCTTTTTATTACAGGTAAGTAGTGTTGTTTGTTAATCCAGCTTCCTGCAGGTGGTCAGTCTGATTTTCTATgctgaaaatgcagcatttgGCAAACATCAAGAATAAGTGTATTTTTGCATCTACATAAGGGTTATGTGTATTGTATCATGTAAGATATTGGGTGTCATCCTATTTGCTTTATTATAGAGTTTTATATTTCAGCATCCTCCCAAGATTGcagaatgatgaaaaaaaattaattgtaaaaAACGCAAATTAATTGCTGCATTCATTATAGCAGAGATCTAGAAATATGGACTGGCCTTGGCTGTGGTGAGAGGGAATTGTATGTGAAGCAAAAGCCAAGCAAATGGGAATGGCTAAACAAACATGATAAAAGAACATGTCTGAACACTTACTTGAAACTTCTGTTTAGGTttgtcagctgctgctggaattgGTGTAGATGACCTTCGACGCTTATGCATACTCAGGATGAGTTTTGTAAAAGGTTGGGGACCTGATTACCCAAGGCAGAGCATCAAAGAGACACCGTGCTGGATTGAAATTCACTTACACCGTGCCCTCCAGCTTCTAGATGAAGTACTTCATACCATGCCTATTGCAGACCCACAGCCTTTAGACTGAGATCCCTCTGCTGCACTGCTACAGGCCATTATATTGTGAGGATGATGGATTGTAAAATACAGTACTGTTTATAGCCTGAAGATATAATTTACTTTTGTTCTACTTAATCTTCTAAACCcaggttttaaaaatgtgtttgccATCTTGCTCTaatcagaaagaaattaaacatGCAGAATTTGgatttcagtttttttcagaACTTGTCATAATACAGGGCTTAAGGTGAAAGGTAAATGCCTTATAGAGACTTTATAGTATTTGGTTTGTTCCCTTTGAAACTTTCCTTCTCTATTATGGCATCTTGGTGATAAGTCTCACAGGAACCTTTTGTATGcagaatatatattatatatatatatttatatctgaAAATTCCTTCTACTAGTTACAAACATTTACCTTGTAGCAACTTTTAAGTTTCAGCtgatttgtgatttttttttttttagggaacAATAGTTAACAGAagacttctttattttttttttacaatctTGTTATGTTTTTTCCAGATTAAAATGTAGAGGCTGCCAAAAAGTGAGGGAATGAGACATATGTTGTTGGCACTGATTAAAAAtagcaaggaaaataaatgtggCTTTTCCTTCACTAGTTTTTTAAGAAGATATcttagatttttatttatatagaCAGGTGAGTTTTAAAACACTAAAGAAAATGGATACTTTCAGTGCTGACACTCAAATAACATGAAATACCTAGTCTGCAAAGTTGCCACTGAAATTGCATAACAAGCACCTAATGgaagaaacatatttttataattGCTATTGACTTCTATGATTTTACTCAACTGAAATTTGGCAGGTGTTTAAAGAAGTTGCATGACTCTTTTTACTTGCATATACCATTAAATCATGTATAATATTGCATCAATATTTAGGATTCAGTTTTTGTATCTGTTCGCCATTTCCACACAGGGCAAGATGGCAAACTTGTTTTTTATAGCTCTTGGTTATTTTAAGCCCTATGCCATCAATGGCTGTATCAATTGGCAATGACTTTATATAGAGAATTTATAGTAAAAAAACCTGCAAGTGTGTTGTCTGTATGACAGATACAATGTGTATGCTTTCTCTCTAGCTAAtagtagaaataaaattatgaaaatcctgatttttatAAATTTAGTTTGCTTATATAATGTAATTCTGCATCTTGAAACCATTGATCTTGAGTGATGGATTCCTTTCCTTTGCAAAACCTGCAACAGCCAATAGTGGTAGGAATTTTTGTTGGTTTAAATTTGCCAGGAACAAGTCCAATTTTTCTTACTTCCACTGCTTCTCAATAAAAGTGTATCCTGAGGATATATCTTTTTGACTGTTTGAGGTATGGAGAGAGAGCAggaattccttcttttttagCATGTGTGTAGGCAGTTGGAGCTTAATTAAACAGGCTTAGAAGGACATACACTGAAGTCCTTCAAGTGCTGCAGGTTCGGtctgcctgctgtgctgagctgacctggcagcacagctggagtgGTTAACAGAAGTAGAAGTCTTGGAAGAGAATATTCAAAAGcttttggacaagtttcttgCACAGTTTCAGGAATCTGTCGAGGGTTGTGACAAAGTGTTTAGTTATTGCTTCTCCCATATGCTGGAATTTTTATGAAGTCAGCAGTCATTGTTTCTCTTAGGTGTGGAAGTACAGAAGACAGATGATCTGGGAGTAATGGCCAGAAATGGATCAATTTTCTCAGTATTTTCAGTAACAGCGTTGTCTTCTTCAGACTAACTTCTAATGAGATCACTTTTTCTTTTGACTTATGTGGCAACTTCTCGATGTATGGGAAAATAGTGTTTGCTTTCCTCATGGCCTTTAGTTTaaaatctttttcatttttctttctctcccaaGTGATCTATTTTGTCTGCAAAGCAATCTGCTTCACAGTCTTGAGGAACACTCAGTACAGGATTCAGACCACATCCTCAGAGAAGCTTATTAACTGGCAGCTTGGTTACGCTTCATCCACAACAGAAATCTTGATTTGGGGGAAGAAATTAAAAGCCTGACTACATCTTTTTCTTGCCAGCCTCCCTATTAGATTATATAC from Melospiza georgiana isolate bMelGeo1 chromosome W, bMelGeo1.pri, whole genome shotgun sequence encodes:
- the LOC131095399 gene encoding mothers against decapentaplegic homolog 4 encodes the protein MDNMSITNTPTSNDACLSIVHSLMCHRQGGESETFAKRAIESLVKKLKEKKDELDSLITAITTNGAHPSKCVTIQRTLDGRLQVAGRKGFPHVIYARLWRWPDLHKNELKHVKYCQYAFDLKCDSVCVNPYHYERVVSPGIDLSGLTLQSSAPSSMLVKDEYVHDYEGQPSLSSAEGHSVQTIQHPPSNRASTEPYSTPAMLAPTEASTTSTTNFPNIPVASTSQPTSILTGSHSDGLLEIASGPQPETQQNGFTAQLATYHHNSTTTWTGSRTAAYTPTIPHHQNGHLQHHPPMHPGHYWPVHNELAFQPPISNHPAPEYWCSIAYFEMDVQVGETFKVPSSCPIVTVDGYVDPSGGDRFCLGQLSNVHRTEAIERARLHIGKGVQLECKGEGDVWVRCLSDHAVFVQSYYLDREAGRAPGDAVHKIYPSAYIKVFDLRQCHRQMQQQAATAQAAAAAQAAAVAGNIPGPGSVGGIAPAISLSAAAGIGVDDLRRLCILRMSFVKGWGPDYPRQSIKETPCWIEIHLHRALQLLDEVLHTMPIADPQPLD